The following coding sequences lie in one Burkholderia cepacia genomic window:
- the obgE gene encoding GTPase ObgE, which yields MKFIDEARIEVIAGDGGDGSASMRREKFVPFGGPDGGDGGRGGSVYAIADRNINTLIDYRYAKKHLARNGENGRGSDCYGKGGDDVTLRMPVGTIINDMDTGELIADLTEHDQQVMLAQGGSGGLGNLHFKSSTNRAPRQKTDGKPGERRMLRLELKVLADVGLLGMPNAGKSTFISSVSNARPKIADYPFTTLAPNLGVVRVGPSKSFVIADIPGLIEGAAEGAGLGHQFLRHLQRTGVLLHLVDLAPFDESVDPVAEATAIVGELRKYDEALYEKPRWLVLNKLDMVPEDEREARVADFLERFGWSGPVFEISALTGQGCEALCYAIYDYLSEHSDAHRAAEAEDLAADVRFRDAPPADGGAVPGDDA from the coding sequence ATGAAGTTCATTGACGAAGCACGAATCGAAGTCATCGCCGGCGACGGAGGCGATGGCAGCGCTTCGATGCGCCGCGAGAAATTCGTCCCGTTCGGCGGGCCGGACGGCGGCGACGGCGGCCGGGGCGGTAGCGTCTACGCGATCGCAGACCGTAACATCAACACGCTGATCGACTACCGATACGCGAAGAAGCACCTCGCGCGCAACGGCGAAAACGGCCGCGGCTCGGATTGCTACGGCAAGGGCGGCGATGACGTCACGCTGCGCATGCCGGTCGGCACGATCATCAACGACATGGATACCGGCGAGCTGATTGCCGACCTGACCGAGCACGACCAGCAGGTGATGCTTGCCCAGGGCGGCTCCGGCGGCCTCGGCAACCTGCATTTCAAGTCGAGCACGAACCGTGCGCCGCGCCAGAAGACGGACGGAAAGCCGGGCGAGCGGCGCATGCTGAGGCTTGAGCTGAAGGTGCTCGCCGACGTTGGCCTGCTCGGCATGCCGAACGCAGGCAAGTCGACGTTCATCTCGTCGGTGTCGAACGCGCGGCCGAAGATCGCCGACTACCCGTTCACGACGCTTGCGCCGAATCTCGGCGTGGTGCGCGTCGGCCCGAGCAAGAGCTTCGTGATCGCCGACATCCCGGGGCTGATCGAGGGTGCGGCGGAAGGCGCGGGCCTCGGGCATCAGTTCCTGCGCCACCTGCAGCGCACCGGCGTGCTGCTGCATCTGGTCGATCTCGCGCCGTTCGACGAAAGCGTCGATCCGGTCGCGGAAGCGACTGCGATCGTCGGCGAGCTGCGCAAGTACGACGAAGCGCTGTACGAGAAACCGCGCTGGCTCGTGCTCAACAAGCTGGACATGGTGCCGGAAGACGAGCGCGAAGCGCGCGTCGCCGATTTCCTCGAACGTTTCGGCTGGAGCGGCCCCGTGTTCGAGATTTCGGCATTGACGGGCCAGGGCTGCGAAGCGCTGTGCTACGCGATCTACGATTACCTGTCTGAACATTCGGACGCGCACCGCGCGGCAGAGGCGGAAGATCTTGCGGCGGACGTGCGTTTCCGCGATGCGCCGCCGGCAGACGGCGGTGCAGTGCCGGGCGACGACGCCTGA
- a CDS encoding type II secretion system F family protein has product MNMRTPPRETRFAWRGRRRNGTLRHGTVVAFDAAAARATLARDGIAVLSLDVRGPARPPTAGAREVTRFTRQLASLLQAGLPLAPSLEMLAHTRSRDGLPRIAAGLAREIVGGRRFADALARYPSQFGTLYRQLIEVGEASGSLGIVLTRVAEHRERADAQWRKLRAALAYPAAVILFALAISVALMVWVVPTFRQIFDGFGAALPAPTRALLALSAALSTWGGMLAAGAAASALAAHHALRRSAPLRHAVARHLLRAPLAGSALERYAAARWCRSLATLLGAGVPLADTFATLERTAGHPVFAHATAHIAARVLRGARLADAMQSAGCFPDDVVQPIAVAEETGALDTMLADIAALCERQLDARLDALAALGEPLIVIVLGALVGGLVIAMYLPILQLGNVV; this is encoded by the coding sequence ATGAACATGCGCACGCCGCCGCGCGAAACCCGCTTCGCCTGGCGCGGCCGCCGTCGTAACGGCACGCTGCGCCACGGAACCGTCGTCGCCTTCGACGCCGCAGCCGCGCGCGCCACGCTCGCGCGCGACGGCATCGCGGTGCTGTCGCTCGACGTCCGCGGGCCGGCCCGGCCGCCGACAGCCGGTGCCCGCGAGGTCACGCGTTTCACGCGCCAGCTCGCGAGCCTGTTGCAGGCCGGGCTGCCGCTCGCACCGTCGCTCGAGATGCTCGCGCATACACGATCGCGCGACGGCCTGCCGCGCATTGCGGCGGGCCTCGCCCGCGAGATCGTCGGCGGCCGGCGCTTCGCCGATGCGCTCGCACGCTATCCGTCGCAGTTCGGCACGCTGTATCGCCAGTTGATCGAAGTCGGCGAAGCGTCGGGCTCGCTCGGCATCGTGCTGACGCGCGTCGCGGAACACCGCGAGCGCGCCGACGCGCAATGGCGCAAGCTGCGGGCCGCCCTCGCGTATCCGGCTGCCGTCATCCTGTTCGCGCTCGCGATCTCGGTCGCGTTGATGGTATGGGTCGTGCCGACATTCCGGCAGATCTTCGACGGTTTCGGCGCGGCCCTGCCCGCGCCGACCCGCGCACTGCTCGCGCTCTCCGCCGCGCTGTCGACGTGGGGCGGCATGCTCGCGGCCGGCGCTGCGGCATCGGCGCTCGCCGCGCATCACGCGCTTCGGCGGTCTGCGCCGTTGCGCCATGCAGTCGCGCGGCACCTGCTGCGCGCTCCGCTCGCAGGCAGCGCGCTCGAGCGTTACGCGGCCGCCCGCTGGTGCCGTTCGCTCGCGACGCTGCTCGGCGCCGGTGTGCCGCTCGCCGACACCTTCGCCACGCTCGAACGCACGGCCGGCCATCCTGTGTTCGCGCACGCCACCGCGCACATCGCGGCACGCGTGTTGCGCGGCGCACGTCTCGCCGATGCGATGCAGTCGGCCGGCTGCTTTCCGGACGACGTCGTCCAGCCGATCGCCGTCGCCGAGGAAACCGGCGCGCTCGACACGATGCTCGCCGACATCGCCGCGCTGTGCGAACGCCAGCTCGACGCGCGTCTCGATGCGCTCGCCGCGCTCGGCGAACCACTGATCGTGATCGTCCTGGGCGCGCTCGTCGGCGGCCTCGTGATCGCGATGTACCTGCCCATCCTTCAGCTCGGCAACGTGGTGTAG
- a CDS encoding GspE/PulE family protein, giving the protein MPFPPPGAPLRTQPSPTRSDAPPVAAPRALDAAQLDDAPAVRLLTDTLHAARVRDASDIHVEPFETGWRIRLRIDGVLHDHAQPPVHLRDALVTRIKVLARMDIAERRLPQDGRLRIAIDGGTRGDYRVSSLPTLFGEKLVLRRLETLPPDLTLTRLGFDTQQAAAMEAAIRAPHGLVLVTGPTGSGKTLSLYCALQMLDRDAHNVCTVEDPAEIQLDGINQVGVADKAGLTFATALRALLRQDPDIIMVGEIRDAETADVAIKAAQTGHLVLSTLHTNDAPAAIARMLDIGVAPYNLAAALQLVTAQRLVRRLCVACRTPSDAPAHVLREAGCDPAALADGWRPFVARGCAACHGIGYRGRIGLHQTMPVSPDLAERIVARASVGELAQCAAAEGVRNLRDAAFARVRDGTTSIAEAVSATPAV; this is encoded by the coding sequence ATGCCCTTCCCTCCTCCCGGGGCGCCGCTGCGCACGCAGCCGTCGCCCACCCGCTCCGACGCGCCGCCTGTCGCCGCGCCTCGCGCACTCGATGCGGCCCAGCTCGACGATGCACCGGCAGTGCGGCTGCTGACGGACACGCTGCACGCGGCACGCGTGCGCGACGCATCCGACATCCACGTCGAACCGTTCGAAACCGGCTGGCGCATCCGCCTGCGCATCGATGGCGTGCTGCACGACCATGCGCAGCCGCCCGTGCACCTGCGCGACGCGCTCGTCACTCGGATCAAGGTGCTCGCGCGCATGGATATCGCCGAGCGGCGGCTCCCGCAGGACGGCAGGCTGCGCATCGCGATCGACGGCGGTACGCGCGGCGACTACCGCGTCAGTTCGCTGCCGACGCTGTTCGGCGAAAAGCTCGTGCTGCGGCGCCTCGAAACACTGCCGCCCGATCTCACGCTCACCCGCCTCGGCTTCGACACACAGCAGGCCGCCGCAATGGAGGCCGCGATACGCGCACCGCACGGCCTCGTGCTCGTCACGGGCCCGACCGGCAGCGGCAAGACGCTGTCGCTGTATTGCGCACTGCAGATGCTCGATCGCGACGCGCACAACGTCTGCACGGTCGAGGATCCCGCTGAAATCCAGCTCGACGGGATCAACCAGGTCGGTGTCGCCGACAAGGCCGGGCTCACGTTCGCGACGGCGCTGCGTGCGCTGTTGCGGCAGGATCCGGACATCATCATGGTCGGCGAGATCCGCGATGCGGAAACGGCCGACGTCGCGATCAAGGCCGCGCAGACCGGCCATCTCGTGCTGTCGACGCTGCATACGAACGACGCGCCGGCCGCGATCGCACGCATGCTCGATATCGGCGTCGCACCGTACAACCTCGCCGCCGCGCTGCAGCTCGTCACCGCGCAGCGCCTCGTCCGGCGGCTGTGCGTCGCATGCCGAACCCCGTCGGATGCACCGGCGCACGTGCTGCGGGAAGCCGGCTGCGACCCGGCGGCGCTGGCAGACGGATGGCGGCCGTTCGTCGCGCGCGGCTGCGCCGCCTGTCACGGGATCGGCTATCGCGGCCGCATCGGGCTGCATCAGACGATGCCGGTCTCACCTGACTTGGCGGAACGCATCGTCGCACGGGCAAGCGTCGGCGAGCTCGCGCAATGCGCGGCGGCCGAAGGCGTGCGCAACCTGCGCGACGCGGCATTCGCCCGCGTACGGGACGGCACGACGAGCATCGCGGAAGCCGTCTCCGCCACCCCCGCGGTATGA
- the rplU gene encoding 50S ribosomal protein L21 encodes MYAVIKTGGKQYKVAVGEKLKVEQIPADIDAEITLDQVLAVGEGESIKFGTPLVSGASVKATVVSHGRHAKVTIFKMRRRKHYQKHGGHRQNYTELRIDAINA; translated from the coding sequence ATGTACGCGGTCATAAAAACCGGCGGCAAGCAGTACAAGGTTGCCGTTGGCGAAAAACTCAAAGTAGAACAGATACCGGCTGACATTGACGCTGAAATCACGCTCGACCAGGTTCTCGCAGTGGGCGAAGGCGAATCGATTAAGTTCGGTACGCCGCTGGTCAGTGGGGCTTCCGTCAAGGCCACCGTTGTGTCGCACGGTCGTCATGCCAAGGTCACCATCTTCAAGATGCGTCGCCGGAAGCACTACCAAAAGCACGGCGGCCACCGCCAGAACTACACTGAGCTGCGCATCGACGCGATCAACGCGTAA
- a CDS encoding prepilin peptidase has protein sequence MTPVPLSAVPDSPESTLLALAMLPPALQYAFAVVIGLCIGSFLNVVVHRLPVMMQRAWQAEIDEATGNASAAPDDGYPPRYDLWRPRSACPHCGHVLRAWENIPLVSYLMLRGRCRRCGHAIGIRYPLVELACALLAAASLAAFGPTLAALAAFALCAALLAMSAIDIRTGYLPDSMTLPLLWAGLALNLGGTFTSLRSAVIGAMAGYLFLWSIYWLFKWLRGIEGIGFGDLKLLAALGAWMGWAALPQVVLFAAVTGAIVGLVATWRGRMRFEEPIPFGPFLAAGGVATLFFGTPFYFALGG, from the coding sequence ATGACGCCCGTGCCCCTGTCCGCCGTTCCCGATTCGCCCGAGAGCACACTGCTCGCGCTGGCGATGCTGCCGCCCGCGCTGCAGTACGCGTTCGCGGTCGTCATCGGCCTTTGCATCGGCAGCTTCCTGAACGTGGTCGTGCACCGGCTGCCCGTGATGATGCAACGCGCGTGGCAGGCCGAGATCGACGAGGCAACCGGCAACGCCAGCGCCGCACCCGACGACGGTTATCCGCCGCGCTACGACCTGTGGCGCCCGCGCAGTGCCTGCCCACATTGCGGCCATGTGCTGCGCGCATGGGAGAACATCCCGCTCGTCAGCTATCTGATGCTGCGCGGGCGCTGCCGCCGCTGCGGCCACGCGATCGGCATCCGTTATCCGCTCGTCGAGCTCGCGTGCGCACTGCTCGCCGCCGCCTCGCTCGCCGCGTTCGGCCCGACGCTCGCCGCGCTCGCCGCGTTCGCACTGTGCGCCGCACTACTCGCGATGAGCGCGATCGACATCCGCACCGGCTACCTGCCCGATTCGATGACGCTGCCGCTGCTCTGGGCCGGGCTTGCGCTGAATCTCGGCGGCACGTTCACGTCGCTGCGCTCGGCCGTGATCGGTGCGATGGCCGGCTATCTGTTCCTGTGGTCGATCTACTGGCTGTTCAAATGGTTGCGCGGCATCGAGGGCATCGGCTTCGGCGACCTGAAACTGCTTGCCGCACTCGGCGCGTGGATGGGCTGGGCCGCGCTGCCGCAGGTCGTGCTGTTCGCCGCGGTGACGGGCGCGATCGTCGGGCTCGTCGCGACCTGGCGCGGCCGCATGCGCTTCGAGGAGCCGATTCCGTTCGGCCCGTTCCTCGCGGCCGGCGGCGTCGCGACGCTGTTTTTCGGCACGCCATTCTATTTCGCGCTCGGAGGCTGA
- the rpmA gene encoding 50S ribosomal protein L27 produces MAHKKAGGSSRNGRDSESKRLGVKVYGGQAINAGGIIVRQRGTRMHAGENVGMGKDHTLFALVDGHVKFATKGADKKHLVIVVPAAA; encoded by the coding sequence ATGGCACACAAAAAGGCAGGCGGCTCTTCCCGGAACGGCCGCGACTCCGAGTCGAAGCGTCTCGGCGTGAAGGTGTACGGCGGCCAGGCAATCAATGCCGGCGGCATCATCGTGCGTCAGCGCGGTACGCGCATGCACGCAGGCGAGAACGTCGGCATGGGCAAGGATCACACCCTGTTCGCGCTGGTTGACGGTCACGTCAAGTTCGCGACGAAGGGCGCGGACAAGAAGCATCTGGTCATCGTTGTCCCGGCGGCTGCCTAA
- the zapD gene encoding cell division protein ZapD: MILYEYPFNERIRTLLRLEDLFERFAFFLAQEDPREHHVALTTLFEIAEVTGRADLKSDLMKELERQRQTLAPFRGNPGIEQNALEAVLGEIEQTLANLAQMQGKTGQHLVDNEWLASIRSRAVIPGGTCKFDLPSYYAWQQWPAEQRRQDIAKWILPMLPLRDAVTIVLRLARESGQASKVMAMQGSYQQMLSGRTYQLMQVRVPPELRVIPEASANKYMLWVRFTMQDGDVRPRAVDIDVPFHLTLCNL; this comes from the coding sequence TTGATTCTTTACGAGTATCCGTTCAACGAGCGAATTCGCACGCTGTTGCGCCTCGAAGATCTCTTCGAGCGCTTCGCGTTCTTTTTGGCTCAGGAGGACCCGCGTGAACACCACGTCGCGCTGACGACGCTGTTCGAAATCGCCGAGGTAACGGGCCGCGCGGACCTGAAATCGGATCTGATGAAGGAGCTCGAACGTCAACGCCAGACGCTCGCCCCCTTTCGCGGCAATCCGGGCATCGAGCAGAACGCGCTCGAGGCCGTGCTCGGCGAAATCGAGCAGACGCTGGCCAATCTCGCGCAGATGCAGGGCAAGACCGGCCAGCACCTCGTCGACAACGAATGGCTCGCCAGCATCCGCAGCCGCGCGGTGATTCCCGGCGGCACGTGCAAGTTCGACCTGCCGTCGTACTATGCGTGGCAGCAATGGCCCGCCGAGCAGCGGCGCCAGGACATCGCGAAGTGGATCCTGCCGATGCTGCCGCTGCGCGACGCCGTGACGATCGTGCTGCGGCTCGCGCGCGAATCGGGCCAGGCGTCGAAGGTGATGGCGATGCAGGGCAGCTATCAGCAAATGCTGTCGGGCCGCACCTACCAGCTGATGCAGGTACGCGTGCCGCCGGAGCTGCGCGTCATTCCCGAAGCGAGCGCCAACAAATACATGCTGTGGGTACGGTTCACCATGCAGGACGGCGATGTGCGGCCGCGCGCGGTGGACATCGACGTGCCGTTCCATCTGACACTGTGCAATCTGTAA
- the coaE gene encoding dephospho-CoA kinase (Dephospho-CoA kinase (CoaE) performs the final step in coenzyme A biosynthesis.): MFAVGLTGGIGSGKTTVADLFGAHGAALVDTDLIAHRITAPGGLAMPAIEQAFGRGFVAADGSLDRAKMRTLIFSDDDARRRLEAITHPLIRAETDREAREAQGPYVMFVVPLLVESGNWKTRSDRVLVVDCPVETQIARVMRRNGFTREQVEAIIARQATREARLAAADDVIVNDAVTPDALAAQVDALHQRYVALAAAAH; this comes from the coding sequence ATGTTCGCAGTAGGACTCACGGGCGGCATCGGCAGCGGCAAGACGACCGTCGCCGACCTGTTCGGCGCTCACGGCGCGGCGCTCGTCGATACCGATCTGATCGCCCACCGCATCACCGCTCCCGGCGGCCTTGCGATGCCCGCGATCGAACAGGCGTTCGGCCGCGGCTTCGTTGCCGCCGACGGCTCGCTCGATCGCGCGAAGATGCGCACGCTGATCTTCAGCGACGACGATGCGCGCCGGCGCCTCGAAGCGATCACGCATCCGTTGATTCGCGCGGAGACCGATCGCGAGGCACGCGAAGCGCAGGGCCCGTACGTGATGTTCGTCGTGCCGCTGCTCGTCGAGTCAGGCAACTGGAAGACGCGCAGCGATCGTGTGCTTGTCGTCGATTGCCCGGTCGAAACGCAGATCGCGCGCGTGATGCGGCGCAACGGCTTCACGCGCGAGCAGGTCGAAGCGATCATCGCACGACAGGCAACGCGCGAAGCCCGTCTCGCGGCGGCCGACGACGTGATCGTCAACGACGCGGTTACGCCCGATGCACTCGCCGCGCAGGTCGACGCACTGCACCAACGCTATGTCGCGTTGGCGGCCGCCGCGCACTGA
- a CDS encoding HlyC/CorC family transporter, translated as MDQIPLWAQIGAVFLLLLCSSFFSISETAMMALNRHRLKHLAGQGALGAKTTQGLLTRTDLLLSVILIGNNLFNTIIPVLTTSLALHTFGRNNLALSIATGIVAFLIIVFAEIAPKIVGATFPERIALPASLVIAPLMRVFKPVVWFVNALANGVLWVLRINTKKGRDQRMSADELRAIVLESSSFMPTKHRSILLNLFDLENITVDDVMVPRRQIESLNFYAPLDDVLHQLETCYHNRLVVYEGDIDKVLGVLHVRKTLTALHNQEFDRETLRTLLSEPYYVPSGTPVVQQLQFFQETRQRTALVVNEYGELEGLVTPEDIIEELIGEFTTSMPRSERAGGWDENGECIVSASMPLRELNRWLHLKLPTDGPKTLNGLVLEILEEIPEDDVCLKIGDVMLEVMRSDDQAVRTVKLFKPRGSRTARTTGR; from the coding sequence GTGGACCAAATTCCCTTATGGGCGCAAATCGGCGCCGTCTTCCTGCTTCTCCTCTGTTCCAGCTTCTTTTCGATTTCCGAGACCGCGATGATGGCGCTCAACCGCCATCGGCTGAAGCATCTCGCCGGCCAGGGCGCGCTCGGCGCGAAGACCACGCAAGGCCTGCTCACGCGCACTGACCTGCTGCTCAGCGTGATCCTGATCGGCAACAACCTGTTCAACACGATCATCCCGGTCCTGACGACGTCGCTCGCGCTGCATACGTTCGGCCGCAACAACCTCGCGCTGTCGATCGCGACCGGCATTGTCGCGTTCCTGATCATCGTGTTCGCGGAAATCGCGCCGAAGATCGTCGGCGCGACCTTCCCCGAACGCATCGCACTGCCCGCGAGCCTCGTGATCGCGCCGCTGATGCGCGTGTTCAAGCCGGTCGTCTGGTTCGTCAACGCGCTCGCGAACGGCGTGTTGTGGGTGCTGCGCATCAACACGAAGAAGGGCCGCGACCAGCGGATGTCGGCCGACGAGCTCCGGGCCATCGTGCTCGAGTCGAGCAGTTTCATGCCGACCAAGCACCGCAGCATCCTGCTCAACCTGTTCGACCTCGAGAACATCACGGTCGACGACGTGATGGTGCCGCGCCGCCAGATCGAGTCGCTCAACTTCTACGCGCCGCTCGACGACGTCCTGCACCAGCTCGAGACCTGCTATCACAACCGGCTCGTCGTCTACGAAGGCGACATCGACAAGGTGCTCGGCGTGCTGCACGTACGCAAGACGCTCACCGCGCTGCACAACCAGGAGTTCGACCGCGAGACGCTGCGCACGCTGCTCTCCGAGCCGTACTACGTGCCGTCGGGCACGCCGGTGGTCCAGCAGCTCCAGTTTTTCCAGGAAACGCGGCAGCGGACCGCGCTCGTCGTCAACGAGTACGGCGAGCTCGAAGGGCTCGTCACGCCCGAGGACATCATCGAGGAACTGATCGGCGAATTCACGACGTCGATGCCGCGCAGCGAACGCGCGGGCGGCTGGGACGAGAACGGCGAATGCATCGTCTCGGCCAGCATGCCGCTGCGCGAACTGAACCGCTGGCTGCACCTGAAGCTGCCGACCGACGGGCCGAAGACGCTGAACGGACTGGTGCTCGAAATCCTCGAGGAAATTCCGGAAGACGACGTGTGCCTGAAAATCGGCGACGTGATGCTCGAGGTGATGCGCAGCGACGATCAGGCCGTGCGCACCGTCAAGCTCTTCAAGCCACGCGGCTCGCGCACCGCACGCACCACCGGCCGCTAG
- a CDS encoding DNA gyrase inhibitor YacG, with protein MTTVVKCPSCGAQVRWTPENQFRPFCSARCKQLDLGAWAAEKYRIGGASDEGPSSEEDGTDGRRDS; from the coding sequence ATGACTACCGTTGTGAAATGCCCGTCGTGCGGCGCCCAAGTGCGCTGGACGCCTGAAAATCAGTTCCGCCCGTTCTGTTCGGCCCGCTGCAAGCAGCTCGATCTCGGCGCATGGGCCGCGGAAAAGTACCGGATCGGCGGCGCTTCCGACGAGGGCCCCTCGTCGGAAGAAGACGGCACGGACGGCCGTCGCGACAGCTGA
- a CDS encoding NUDIX domain-containing protein encodes MSADLAQGAVRAPDGRKVTEVAVGVMVQPDGSYLLAQRLQGKPYEGYWEFPGGKLEAGESVEDALARELHEELGIEVTASHRWHTLEHDYPHAYVRLYFCKVTGWTGEPHSKEGQAFVWQQLPVAVAPLLPAALPVLELLEKEAASN; translated from the coding sequence ATGAGCGCGGATCTCGCACAAGGCGCCGTGCGCGCACCGGATGGCCGCAAGGTGACGGAAGTCGCGGTCGGCGTGATGGTCCAGCCGGACGGTAGCTACCTGCTCGCGCAGCGGCTGCAGGGCAAGCCGTATGAAGGTTACTGGGAGTTTCCGGGCGGCAAGCTGGAGGCCGGCGAAAGCGTCGAGGACGCGCTCGCGCGCGAACTCCATGAAGAGCTCGGCATCGAGGTCACTGCCAGCCATCGCTGGCACACGCTCGAGCACGACTATCCCCATGCCTACGTGCGGCTTTATTTCTGCAAGGTGACGGGCTGGACGGGCGAGCCGCACAGCAAGGAAGGGCAGGCGTTCGTATGGCAGCAACTGCCGGTCGCCGTTGCGCCGCTGTTGCCGGCGGCGCTGCCGGTGCTCGAACTGCTCGAGAAGGAAGCAGCGTCGAACTGA
- a CDS encoding ATP-binding protein, with product MDKLEQFLTRAEALLARLEGVLPPAPAAVDWNAAHAFRWRKRQGRGYLQPVPAVSSITLDDLHNIDRQKGLIEQNTRQFVQQKPANNVLLTGARGTGKSSLIKACLNAYAQDGLRLIEVDKDDLHDLGDIVDLISQRPERFIVFCDDLSFEEGESGYKALKVALDGSIAAQSDNVLIYATSNRRHLLPEYMSDNESYKHLPDGEIHPGEVVEEKISLSERFGLWVSFYPFKQDDYLDIVAHWLRHFGCPDAEIESARGDALVWALERGSRSGRVAWQFARDWSGRKEQA from the coding sequence ATGGACAAGCTTGAACAGTTTCTGACGCGCGCCGAAGCGCTGCTCGCCCGCCTCGAGGGGGTGCTGCCGCCCGCGCCGGCGGCCGTCGACTGGAACGCCGCCCACGCATTCCGCTGGCGCAAGCGCCAGGGGCGCGGTTACCTGCAGCCGGTGCCGGCCGTGTCGTCGATCACGCTCGACGATCTGCACAACATCGATCGCCAGAAAGGGTTGATCGAGCAGAACACGCGGCAGTTCGTGCAGCAGAAGCCAGCCAACAACGTGCTGCTGACCGGCGCACGCGGTACCGGCAAGTCGTCGCTGATCAAGGCGTGCCTGAACGCGTATGCGCAGGACGGGCTGCGCCTGATCGAAGTCGACAAGGACGACCTGCACGATCTCGGCGACATTGTCGACCTGATCTCGCAGCGTCCCGAGCGGTTCATCGTGTTCTGCGACGACCTGTCGTTCGAGGAAGGCGAATCGGGCTACAAGGCGCTGAAGGTTGCGCTCGACGGCTCGATCGCCGCGCAGTCGGACAACGTGCTGATCTACGCGACGTCGAACCGCCGCCATCTGCTGCCCGAGTACATGAGCGACAACGAGTCGTACAAGCATCTCCCGGATGGCGAGATTCACCCCGGCGAAGTCGTCGAGGAAAAGATCTCGCTGTCGGAGCGCTTCGGCCTGTGGGTCAGCTTCTATCCGTTCAAGCAGGACGACTATCTCGACATCGTCGCGCACTGGCTGCGCCACTTCGGCTGCCCGGACGCGGAGATCGAGTCCGCGCGCGGTGATGCGCTCGTGTGGGCGCTCGAGCGCGGTTCGCGGTCGGGGCGCGTCGCATGGCAGTTCGCGCGTGACTGGTCGGGCCGCAAGGAGCAGGCATGA
- a CDS encoding polyprenyl synthetase family protein has protein sequence MSSSTASPTLSAAHLLAPITSDMEQVNRVIRQSLASDVLLINQIAEYIIGAGGKRLRPALLLLVAGALGETSHQRHVLAAVVEFIHTATLLHDDVVDESELRRGRQTANALFGNAASVLVGDYLYSRSFEMMVGVGKMRVMEILSEATTIISEGEVLQLLNMHDADVDETRYMQVIRYKTAKLFEASARLGAVLAGADAPTEAAAAEYGRRIGTAFQIMDDWLDYAGTVEAMGKNAGDDLREGKPTLPLIYLIERGTPEQSALAREAIEQGGTDRFDTIFEAITRSGALDHTLECARQEAQAAAAAIAAFPDSIYKESLLALCSYSTSRQS, from the coding sequence ATGTCGTCGTCCACCGCCTCCCCCACCCTCAGCGCCGCCCACCTGCTCGCCCCGATCACCAGCGACATGGAGCAGGTGAATCGCGTTATCCGGCAAAGCCTCGCGTCCGACGTGCTGCTGATCAACCAGATCGCCGAGTACATCATCGGCGCGGGCGGCAAGCGGCTGCGTCCGGCGTTGCTGCTGCTCGTCGCCGGCGCGCTCGGCGAAACGTCGCACCAGCGGCACGTGCTGGCCGCCGTCGTCGAGTTCATCCACACGGCCACGCTGCTGCATGACGACGTCGTCGACGAATCCGAGCTGCGCCGCGGCCGGCAGACCGCCAATGCGCTGTTCGGCAACGCGGCGAGCGTGCTGGTAGGCGATTACCTCTACTCGCGCTCGTTCGAGATGATGGTCGGCGTCGGCAAGATGCGCGTGATGGAGATCCTGTCCGAAGCGACGACGATCATTTCCGAAGGCGAGGTGCTGCAGCTGCTCAACATGCACGACGCCGACGTCGACGAAACGCGCTACATGCAGGTGATCCGCTACAAGACGGCCAAGCTGTTCGAGGCGTCGGCCCGCCTGGGTGCGGTACTCGCGGGCGCCGATGCGCCGACCGAAGCCGCCGCCGCCGAATACGGGCGCCGGATCGGCACCGCATTCCAGATCATGGACGACTGGCTCGACTACGCAGGCACCGTCGAGGCCATGGGCAAGAACGCCGGCGACGACCTGCGCGAAGGCAAGCCGACGCTGCCGCTCATCTATCTGATCGAACGCGGCACGCCCGAGCAATCGGCGCTGGCGCGCGAGGCGATCGAACAAGGCGGCACCGATCGCTTCGACACGATCTTCGAAGCGATCACGCGCTCGGGTGCGCTCGATCACACGCTCGAATGCGCACGTCAGGAAGCACAGGCCGCCGCTGCAGCGATCGCGGCGTTCCCCGATTCGATCTACAAGGAAAGCCTGCTCGCGCTGTGCTCGTATTCGACGTCGCGACAGTCGTAA